In Xyrauchen texanus isolate HMW12.3.18 chromosome 14, RBS_HiC_50CHRs, whole genome shotgun sequence, the following are encoded in one genomic region:
- the LOC127655305 gene encoding terminal nucleotidyltransferase 5C-like, producing the protein MSNMASASSSSESESQSVLTWDQVSRLNDVLKEAVPVHGRGNFPTLEVRLKDIVQIVRTRLELRGIRVKDIRLNGSTASHVLVKDIGWSYKDLDVIFRVDLPREEDFQLIKDVVLGTLLDFLPDGVNKEKISSMTLKEAYVQKFVKVYTEQDRWSLISLSNNNGRNVELKFVDSIRRQFEFSVDSFQIILDSVLSYYEIPKSPMSQHFHPTVVGESMYGNFPVALDHLRNKLIATKRPEEIRGGGLLKYCNLLVRDFKPTDEDEFKALERYMCSRFFIDFPDIGEQQRKLEAYLQSHFIGEEKNKYNYLMILRRVVNESTVCLMGHERRQTLNLISLTAFRVLAEQNAIPDASSVTCYYQPAPYVRDLNFNNYYVASCNQSIPTWLPCK; encoded by the coding sequence ATGTCAAACATGGCCTCTGCTTCATCCAGCAGTGAAAGCGAGTCACAAAGTGTGCTTACCTGGGACCAAGTAAGCCGCTTGAATGATGTGCTAAAGGAAGCTGTGCCAGTCCATGGCCGTGGCAACTTTCCCACCCTGGAGGTCCGGCTGAAGGATATTGTACAGATAGTAAGAACCCGTCTTGAGCTCAGGGGCATAAGGGTCAAAGATATACGTCTGAATGGTTCCACAGCCAGCCATGTGCTGGTAAAGGACATTGGCTGGAGCTACAAAGACCTGGACGTTATCTTCAGGGTAGACCTCCCTCGGGAAGAGGATTTCCAGCTCATCAAAGATGTGGTTCTTGGCACTTTGTTGGACTTTCTTCCTGATGGGGTGAACAAAGAGAAAATCTCTTCCATGACCCTGAAAGAGGCCTATGTTCAGAAATTTGTCAAAGTCTACACCGAGCAGGACCGTTGGTCCCTTATCTCACTGTCCAACAACAATGGCCGCAATGTTGAACTGAAATTTGTGGACTCGATTCGGAGGCAGTTTGAGTTTAGTGTGGACTCATTCCAGATCATTCTGGACTCCGTGCTGTCTTACTATGAGATCCCCAAAAGCCCCATGTCCCAGCACTTCCACCCTACCGTTGTCGGGGAGAGCATGTATGGTAACTTTCCTGTAGCGCTGGACCACCTCAGGAACAAGCTCATTGCAACCAAAAGGCCAGAGGAAATCCGTGGAGGTGGTTTGCTAAAATACTGCAACCTCCTAGTGAGGGACTTCAAGCCCACGGATGAAGATGAGTTCAAGGCCTTGGAGCGTTACATGTGCTCTCGTTTCTTCATTGACTTTCCTGACATTGGTGAGCAACAGCGAAAACTGGAGGCTTATCTGCAGAGCCACTTTATTGGTGAGGAGAAGAACAAGTACAACTACCTCATGATTCTGCGCCGGGTTGTGAACGAGAGCACGGTGTGCCTCATGGGACACGAGAGGCGGCAAACGCTCAACCTTATCTCGCTTACAGCATTTCGGGTGCTCGCGGAGCAGAATGCCATACCTGATGCATCCAGTGTCACCTGTTACTACCAGCCAGCTCCTTATGTCAGAGACCTAAACTTCAACAACTACTACGTGGCCTCTTGTAACCAGTCCATTCCAACTTGGTTGCCTTGTAAGTAA